One Mangifera indica cultivar Alphonso chromosome 4, CATAS_Mindica_2.1, whole genome shotgun sequence genomic region harbors:
- the LOC123215072 gene encoding short-chain dehydrogenase reductase ATA1, with amino-acid sequence MELPDERQKFSTKRLMGKVAVITGGARGIGAATAKVFAQNGAHIVIADILDELGTKLADSIGGRYIHCDVSNETDVESAIQLALSWKGQLDIMFNNAGISGPEGSITNLDMKQLNSLLSINLNGTVHGIKHAARAMIKGGRGGCILCTSSSAALMSGLASHAYSLSKEAIIGLVRTTACELGVHGIRVNCISPHGVPSEMLVTAYRKLLKKVDMKAEEVSEMVAEKGSLLRGRCGSFEDVAQAALFLASEDAGFITAHNLVIDGGYTSASTTKSFIYQ; translated from the exons ATGGAGCTCCCTGATGAGAGACAAAAGTTTTCTACAAAGAG GTTAATGGGAAAGGTTGCTGTAATAACCGGCGGTGCAAGAGGAATTGGAGCTGCCACAGCGAAAGTGTTTGCTCAAAATGGTGCCCATATTGTGATTGCGGACATACTAGATGAATTGGGAACTAAGTTAGCTGATTCAATCGGAGGTCGATACATACATTGCGATGTAAGCAATGAAACAGATGTGGAATCCGCTATCCAACTCGCCCTTTCATGGAAGGGCCAATTAGATATAATGTTTAATAATGCAGGCATTTCTGGCCCCGAAGGCAGCATCACCAATCTTGACATGAAACAACTGAACTCTCTACTGTCCATTAATCTGAATGGAACTGTGCATGGAATCAAGCACGCAGCGAGGGCGATGATCAAAGGCGGAAGAGGCGGCTGCATCCTTTGCACATCGAGCTCTGCAGCCCTAATGTCAGGCCTCGCATCACATGCTTACTCGTTGTCGAAAGAGGCTATCATTGGATTGGTGAGAACCACAGCTTGTGAGTTGGGTGTGCATGGAATTCGTGTGAATTGTATTTCTCCTCATGGTGTTCCTTCTGAAATGCTTGTCACGGCCTATAGAAAACTCCTCAAAAAAGTGGACATGAAGGCTGAAGAAGTGAGTGAGATGGTAGCCGAGAAAGGAAGTTTATTGCGAGGGAGATGCGGCAGCTTTGAAGATGTGGCACAGGCTGCATTGTTTCTTGCCAGTGAAGACGCCGGATTCATAACAGCACACAATCTTGTTATTGATGGAGGCTACACTTCTGCTTCCACTACCAAGAGTTTTATCTACCAATAG